Within Citromicrobium bathyomarinum, the genomic segment GCGCTACCCTGCGGTCGATGTCGGCGCGTCGCTCAGCCGCGTGATGAACGACATCGTGCCCCCGGCGCATGTCGTCGCGGCACGCAAATTCCGCGCGCTCAACGCCACTTACGAGGAAAACCGCGATCTGGTGCTGATGGGTGCCTATCGTCCGGGGCAGGACGCAACGCTCGACAAGGCGATCGCGATGCACGCCGGCATGTCCGCCTTCCTCGGCCAGGATATCGCCGAACATGTCGGGCTGTTCGAGGCGGTCGGCCAGCTTGAGGAGCTGATGGCGGATGACGCCTGAGCAGCGCCGCTACAGGCGGACCCGGCTGATCGAGCGGGTCCGCACGGTCGAACAGCGCCAGTCGGCGCTCGCCGCGGCAGAGGCGGAGGCCCAGCGCGCCCGGCTCGACGCGGTGTCGGCCAAGACCCGTGCGCTGGCCACCCACTACGCCTCGCTGACCGATGCGACCGATGCGCAGAGCCTGCGCCGCTCGGGCGCGATGAGCAGCCAGCTGCGCGATCTGAGCGCGGCGGCGGAACGTCACGCCCGCGATGCGCGCAACCAGTCCGAGGCATCGCTCGCCGCGCTCGCCCAGACCGAACGCCGCCGCCGCCGTGCGGAAGAGGATTACCGGGCCGCCGCGTCCACCTTGCGGGACAAGCTGGCCGCGCGCTGAGCGCCCGATTCCCAGTCCCTTCCCGGCTTTGGCACGCATCTTGAATAGCGCGTGAGGAACTGGAGACGGGAACCCCAATGACAGCGCTATTCCTAGACCTCGGCATCGCCAAATCCACCCGCATTCCCGGCTTCCCGCTCGACGGGCTGCCACCGCTCGAGCCGGGCGGCACGCTCCGCGGTGCCTTCGCCGAGGCGCTGGGCAAGGCGGCCACAGAAAGCGATGCAGAGGGCGCGGATGCGCCGGTTGAGGGCGGTGGTGGCGATGACGCACTGCCCGACGGGGCCGACCCGCAGGCGCTGGCGAGCGACGCTGGCGGGCTGCCGATAGCGGTCGCCATTCCCGCCACTTCTAGCACGCCCAACATCGACAGCGCGACGCCGAGCGAGACCGGCAAAGCCACGGCAATTGCCGCAGCGCCCGGCAAGACCTTGCCGGATGCGCAGCCCGATATTGCCGTTGCCCTGCCCATTTCGCCCGAGGAGAGCGACGGCGCTGCAAAGGCACAGCTGACACAGGACGGCGCGGCGACGAAGCAGCAAGGCACCGGCGCGGCGCAACCGCTCGCGCTGCTGGCGATGCGCGGGCTGACGATACCTGCGGGCGCGACGGGCTCCGCGCAGCCCGGCGGCGATCAGGCAGCTGGTGCCTCCCCCGCCGGTCGCACAGCGGGTGCCGCAGGCGCCGCCACCGCGCTCGATCCGACGGCGCTGGCCACCAGGGGAGAGGAGGGCTCCGCCCCCGGTGAGGGCAAGGGCGAGAGCAAGGGCGACGGCGCGCAGCGCGGCGATGCGAAGGGCGAGGCGGCAGGCCGGCTCGCCACGAAACTCGCCTCCACCGCCGCCGCTGGCAAGGCAGATACGGATAGCGCGCAGCAGGGCTTCAGCATCAGCGTGCGCGCCGCCGAGCGGGCCGGTGCGACCGATGGTCCGCAGGCAGGCACATCCTCACCCACTGGCACCGCCGCGCTCGTCGCGGGTGCCGCGCCCGGAGCCGCAACGCACGCGCCGCTGGGCGCTGCGAGCGGCACCGCCAATGCCATGCCCGGCTTCCCCGAACTGGCGGCACTGGTCGACCGGATCTCCGCCGCGCGCGACAGTGCCGGCGGCGGCAGCGCGACCGTCTCGCTCGCGCACAAGGAACTCGGCAATCTGTCGCTGACCTTCGAGACCAGCGGCCGCACGCTCGATGTGCAGGTCTCCGCGCAGGATAATGAAACGCAGCGATCGCTCGCCGCGGCGCTCGCCGCCGACCGCCCGCATGTCCGCGCGGCGGAAGCGCAGCAGGCTCCGAGCCAGCAGCACCAGCAGCAGGCGGGCGCGCAGGGTGGCGGCACGACGCACGGCGGCCAGGCCGATGCGCGCCACTCCGGCGCTGCGGGCGATGGCCAGTCCGACCGGCGCGACAATGCGCGTCAGGCGGGCCGCGACACCGGCCCCGGCGCAGGCTCCGGCCAGCCCGGCTCCGGCCCGAAATCCAACGGCGGAATTTACGCCTGATTAACCATCAGAACCTAGACGGAATTAACCATGAGCAACGACGCCCAGACGACCGCTGACGACGCGCCCAAGAAGAAGAAGGGCGGCTTCATGAAGATGCTGCTGATGGCCATCGTCCTGCTCGGCGCAGGGGGCGGCGGCACCTATGCCGCCTTCGCCACCGGCATGATCGGCGGCGCCGCCGAGAAGAAGGAAGACACCGGCCCCGAATACGTGCTGAAGGGCGAGGAAGACCCCTACGCCGTCAAGAGCGAGAAGGGCGAGGAAGAGGGCAAGGTCGTCCACGGATCGGGCGGCAGCAAGTACCGCACCGCCTATTACGAATTCCAGGACGAATTCACCTCCAACCTCGCGGGCGGAATTGATCTCGTCCAGATCAGCCTCGCCGCCTCGACCCACAAGGACGGGCGCGTGCTGATGTGGCTGCACGACCATGAACTCGCGATCCGCTCGCGCATCCTGGTCGAACTTGCCTCCACCGACGCCGCCGACATTTCCACCGCACAGGGCAAGGAAAAGCTGCAGCAGCGCCTGACCAAGGCGATCAATGACGAACTGATCGCGCACGAAGGCTTCGGCGGGGTCGACAACGTCTATTTCCGCTCGCTGATCATCCAATGATCGAAACCGCGGCACCCTCCGGCACCCGCACCGCGCAGCACTGCGAGCAGCTGCTGTCGAACTCGCTCGAGACGATCGACGTCGCGGGCGACTTCGCACGGCTCGGTACCCGGCTCGCCCGCGCGCTCCAGCCGCGCTTCGCCGCGCTCTTCGACACCCGCAAGCTCGAAGTCGAACTGGTCGACACCGCCTCCTGCGCGGGGGACGCGCTGGGGGAGACGCTGGGTTCGGGGATGCACCACGCGCGTTTCGCGCTGCCGGTGAAGGGGCTCGGCATCCTCGTCAGCGCCAAAATCGGCGCGCTGATCGGCGAATTCGACCGGATGCTGGGCGGTGACGGCGATGCGCCCGAAGACGCACGCGCCCTTCCCGCCTCCGCCGATCGCTTCTCGCGCCAGATCGAAGGCGAAGTGCTCGCCGCCTGTGCAGAGGCCAGCGGCCGGGACGATCTGGCCGCCGCAGCCCGCGGGACCGTGCTGCGCGAGATCGTGCCGTCCTCGGCGCAGGCGCCGGTCCACCTGGCGACCTTCGCGGTCAGCCGGCCCGATACACCCAAGTTCATGCTCACCATCGCGGTGTGCGAGACGACCTTTGTGCAATTCGCGGGCGAGGCACCCGTGGGCAAGCCGGTCCGCCGCACGCTGGGTGAACTGCCGCTCGACCGCTCGCCGCTCGCCCATGTCGAGATGACCGCGACCGCAACGCTGGTCGACATGACGCTGCCGCTGCACCGGATCGCCGGATTGCAGGTCGGTACGCTGCTGCCGGTCTCGATCCATCGCAGCGTTCCGCTGTCGATTGCCGACATCACCATCGCCCTGGGGGCGGTGGGCGCGCTCGACGATCGGGTCGCGCTCGAAATCCACTACACCGCACTTGCGAAGGACATCTAAGCCATGACCATGCCATTCGATGGCTACGGCCTGATCCAGGAAATCGACGTTCGCCTGACGGTGGAGCTGGGACGCAAGAACCTGCCGCTGCGCGAGATCATGGCGCTGGGCGAGAACAGCCTGGTCGAACTGGACCGGCTGACCGACGAGCCGCTGGACATCATGGTCAATGGCCGCCTGATCGCACGCGGCGAAGTGGTCGCGCAGGGCAATCGCTTCGCGATCCGCATCCTCGAACTCTCCGGCGCGGGCGCACCTGCGTCCACCCCGACCAGCGCGCCGCAGCCGACCGTACGCGGCGCGGACGGCGCACCGATCGAAGACCGGCGCGCACCGCCGCCCACGGTGGAGCAGCTGTAATGCTGCTCTACATCCTCAAGCTGCTGATCCTGCTGCCGCTGATCGGCCTGATGATCTGGGGCAGCCTGAAGCTGGCCAAGCGGATGCAGGGCCAGCTGGGCGCACCCGGCGGTGGCGGGGAAAAAGCGGTCCGCATCGTCGAGACCACCATGCTCTCCCCCACCCTGCGGCTCGCGGTGATCGAGTTTCACGGGCGTGAGATCCTCGTCTCCACTTCCAAGGGCGGGCTGACCCGTCTGGCCGAGGCTCCGGCGCGCGCCAAAACGCCCGACACCGCTGGCGACACCGGCACCACGACCATCGCACAGGAGCACGCTGCGTGATCGCACGCCTCGCCAGATGGGCCGCCACTCTCGGCGCGCTTGCCTATACCGGGATTGCACACGCGGCCACCGCCGTGCCGACCGACAGCGCCGCGGCAGGCGCGCTCGACCGCGCCTTCGGCGAGCTTGGCGGCGCGGGCGGCGAACCGCTGAGCCTTTCGCTCCAGCTGCTGCTGGTGATGGGGCTGCTGACCTTCCTGCCCGCGATCCTGCTGATGATGACCAGCTTCACGCGGATCATCGTGGTGCTGGCGATCCTGCGGCAGGCGCTGGGCCTGCAACAATCGCCGCCCAATCAGGTGCTGATCGGGATTTCGCTGTTCCTCTCGCTGTTCATCATGGCCCCGACGCTGGACCGGGTGAACACCGCCGCGATCGAGCCCTATTCCGCCGGGCAGATCAATGCCGAGGTCGCAATCGAGCGCGCCGGAGGCGAATTCCACAAATTCATGATCCGCCAGACGCGCGAGAACGACCTGCAGATGTTCGCCGACATCGCCAACGCGCCCAAATTCGCCAGCCCGCAGGACGTGCCCTTCTCGATCCTGCTGCCCGCCTTCGTGACCAGCGAGCTGAAGACCGCGTTCCAGATCGGCTTCATGCTGTTCCTGCCGTTTCTCGTGATCGACCTCGTCGTGTCTTCCGTCCTGATGAGTCTGGGGATGATGATGATGAGCCCGATGCTCGTTTCGCTGCCCTTCAAGCTGCTGCTGTTCGTCCTGGTGGACGGGTGGTCGCTGCTGATGGGCTCCCTCGCCTCAAGCTTCGTGTGAGCCTGACCAATGGATGAAATGTCCGTCCTTCTCTCGCTGGCCGACCGGATGCTGTGGACCACCGCGCTGGTCGCCGCGCCGATCCTGCTCGCCGCGCTGGGCCTGGGCCTGGTCATCGGGCTGATCCAGGCGGCGACCTCGGTCAACGAACAGACGCTGACCTTCGTCCCCAAGCTGGCGGCAGTGGCCTTCGTGCTGGTCGTGCTGGGCGCATCGATGATGGCGCTGGTGACCGATTTTACCCAGGACATCTTCGTCGAGATCGCCCGGATCGGGGATTAGAGCAGCGTCATGATCGCGCTCGATTTCGGACTTGGCGGTTTCGAGGCCGACATCTGGCGGGTCGTGTTCCTGATGACCCGGGTGGGTGCCGCGCTGCTCGCCGCGCCCTTCTTCGGCGCGTCCAACGTGCCGGTGGTCGTCCGCATCTCGTTCACCGGCGCGATGGCGATCTTCATTTCGATCTGGCTGCCCGAGGTCGCCACGCCCCCCGCCCTGCTGACGCTGGACGGAATGCTGGCGCTGGCGGGTGAGGCGCTGATCGGCCTGATGCTGGGCTTCGTCCTGCAGATCGCCTTCGCCGCGCCGACCATCGCCGCCGAAGTGATCGGCGGCAGCATGGGGCTGAGCATGGCGACCACGACCGATCCCAATGGCGGCGGCAGCACCACCGCCTTCGGCCAGTACTTCATCATCGTGCTGACGCTGATCTTCCTCGCCACCAACGCGCACCTGCACTGGCTCGCGCTGGTCACCGAAAGCTATCGCGCGTTCCCGCCGGGCCAGACGTGGATCGGGCCCGAGCGGTTCGAGACGATCTTCATGTTCGGCGGAACCCTGTTCGAAACCGCGCTGCGGATCGCGCTGCCGGTCACCCTGATCCTGCTGCTGGTCCAGATCGTCACCGGCATTCTGAGCCGTTCGGCCCCCTCGCTCAACCTGTTCGCGCTGGGCCTGCCCGCAGGTGTGCTCGCAGGGATCGCCGCGCTGATCATCGCCGCCCCGCTGATCTACGACCAGTTCACCGATCTGGTGCAGGTCGCCCTCGCCCAGGCCGAAAGCGTGATGGCATCATGAGCGAGACTGCGGGCGAGAAGACATTTGCGCCAACCGAGAAGCGCCTGCGCGATGCCGCGAACAAGGGCGATGTGCTGCGCTCGA encodes:
- a CDS encoding flagellar basal body-associated FliL family protein, with the protein product MSNDAQTTADDAPKKKKGGFMKMLLMAIVLLGAGGGGTYAAFATGMIGGAAEKKEDTGPEYVLKGEEDPYAVKSEKGEEEGKVVHGSGGSKYRTAYYEFQDEFTSNLAGGIDLVQISLAASTHKDGRVLMWLHDHELAIRSRILVELASTDAADISTAQGKEKLQQRLTKAINDELIAHEGFGGVDNVYFRSLIIQ
- a CDS encoding FliM/FliN family flagellar motor switch protein is translated as MIETAAPSGTRTAQHCEQLLSNSLETIDVAGDFARLGTRLARALQPRFAALFDTRKLEVELVDTASCAGDALGETLGSGMHHARFALPVKGLGILVSAKIGALIGEFDRMLGGDGDAPEDARALPASADRFSRQIEGEVLAACAEASGRDDLAAAARGTVLREIVPSSAQAPVHLATFAVSRPDTPKFMLTIAVCETTFVQFAGEAPVGKPVRRTLGELPLDRSPLAHVEMTATATLVDMTLPLHRIAGLQVGTLLPVSIHRSVPLSIADITIALGAVGALDDRVALEIHYTALAKDI
- the fliN gene encoding flagellar motor switch protein FliN, which translates into the protein MTMPFDGYGLIQEIDVRLTVELGRKNLPLREIMALGENSLVELDRLTDEPLDIMVNGRLIARGEVVAQGNRFAIRILELSGAGAPASTPTSAPQPTVRGADGAPIEDRRAPPPTVEQL
- a CDS encoding flagellar biosynthetic protein FliO, encoding MLLYILKLLILLPLIGLMIWGSLKLAKRMQGQLGAPGGGGEKAVRIVETTMLSPTLRLAVIEFHGREILVSTSKGGLTRLAEAPARAKTPDTAGDTGTTTIAQEHAA
- the fliP gene encoding flagellar type III secretion system pore protein FliP (The bacterial flagellar biogenesis protein FliP forms a type III secretion system (T3SS)-type pore required for flagellar assembly.); translation: MIARLARWAATLGALAYTGIAHAATAVPTDSAAAGALDRAFGELGGAGGEPLSLSLQLLLVMGLLTFLPAILLMMTSFTRIIVVLAILRQALGLQQSPPNQVLIGISLFLSLFIMAPTLDRVNTAAIEPYSAGQINAEVAIERAGGEFHKFMIRQTRENDLQMFADIANAPKFASPQDVPFSILLPAFVTSELKTAFQIGFMLFLPFLVIDLVVSSVLMSLGMMMMSPMLVSLPFKLLLFVLVDGWSLLMGSLASSFV
- a CDS encoding flagellar biosynthetic protein FliQ — protein: MDEMSVLLSLADRMLWTTALVAAPILLAALGLGLVIGLIQAATSVNEQTLTFVPKLAAVAFVLVVLGASMMALVTDFTQDIFVEIARIGD
- the fliR gene encoding flagellar biosynthetic protein FliR yields the protein MIALDFGLGGFEADIWRVVFLMTRVGAALLAAPFFGASNVPVVVRISFTGAMAIFISIWLPEVATPPALLTLDGMLALAGEALIGLMLGFVLQIAFAAPTIAAEVIGGSMGLSMATTTDPNGGGSTTAFGQYFIIVLTLIFLATNAHLHWLALVTESYRAFPPGQTWIGPERFETIFMFGGTLFETALRIALPVTLILLLVQIVTGILSRSAPSLNLFALGLPAGVLAGIAALIIAAPLIYDQFTDLVQVALAQAESVMAS